A window of Rufibacter sp. LB8 contains these coding sequences:
- a CDS encoding lipoprotein, translating into MKNKFFFGALLVLVTFLAGCSKDSGRSGPLARPISNEQLKTELTILTDTLTGKWNVMMDSDSLKIKQMEDLLAALPPAVVAAQQRADLQKAIRRLPTLRYDRNTVRVSDRIDAYDLAHESVWNAIKAFLPTDGPTGDLRVDSLQQSIQAHHSEVIFYRGRYDKTAKEINTLLRRYKKQIPKLGKPYDTLQPMPLFQWVDKSAASQTNEE; encoded by the coding sequence ATGAAAAATAAATTTTTCTTTGGCGCCCTTTTAGTGCTGGTCACGTTTCTGGCCGGGTGCTCCAAAGACTCCGGACGGTCTGGCCCGCTGGCGCGCCCCATCTCCAATGAACAACTCAAAACCGAACTGACCATTCTCACCGACACGCTCACCGGCAAATGGAACGTGATGATGGACTCTGACAGCCTCAAAATAAAGCAGATGGAAGATTTGTTGGCCGCGCTTCCGCCCGCCGTGGTTGCCGCCCAGCAGCGCGCCGACCTGCAGAAAGCCATTAGGCGGTTGCCTACTTTGCGTTATGACCGCAACACGGTGCGCGTCTCAGACAGAATTGACGCCTATGACCTGGCCCATGAATCCGTGTGGAATGCCATAAAAGCCTTTTTGCCCACAGACGGCCCCACCGGCGACCTACGCGTAGATTCCCTGCAGCAAAGCATACAAGCCCATCACAGCGAAGTCATTTTTTACCGCGGCCGCTATGACAAAACTGCTAAGGAAATCAACACGCTCCTTCGCCGCTACAAAAAACAGATCCCCAAATTAGGCAAGCCTTATGACACGCTGCAGCCCATGCCGCTGTTCCAATGGGTAGATAAATCGGCCGCATCCCAAACCAACGAGGAATAA
- the paaD gene encoding 1,2-phenylacetyl-CoA epoxidase subunit PaaD: protein MYTQDQIRAFLDEVKDPEIPVLSLNDLGVITGINVAPETQHVTVRMTPTFAGCPAMEYMRAEVEQALQRHGVQEFTVTMSFDEPWNSNKISEKGRKALKEFGLAPPQPYQGILDLDILEYAECPNCNSLNTEMRTPFGPTLCRSMHFCHDCRQLFEQFKPL from the coding sequence ATGTACACGCAAGACCAAATTCGCGCTTTCCTGGATGAGGTGAAAGACCCCGAGATTCCGGTGCTGTCTTTGAATGACCTGGGCGTGATCACGGGCATTAACGTTGCGCCAGAAACGCAGCATGTAACGGTGCGCATGACTCCTACGTTTGCAGGGTGTCCGGCCATGGAATACATGCGGGCAGAAGTGGAACAGGCCTTGCAGCGGCACGGTGTGCAGGAATTTACGGTGACCATGAGTTTTGACGAACCCTGGAACTCCAATAAAATCAGTGAGAAAGGCCGCAAGGCGCTAAAGGAGTTCGGGCTGGCGCCGCCGCAGCCGTACCAGGGCATTCTGGATTTAGATATTCTGGAATACGCTGAATGCCCCAACTGTAATAGCCTGAACACGGAGATGCGAACGCCCTTCGGCCCTACGCTCTGCCGTTCCATGCACTTCTGCCATGACTGCCGGCAGTTATTTGAACAGTTCAAGCCTTTATAA